The following are from one region of the Acidobacteriota bacterium genome:
- a CDS encoding VOC family protein, producing MPKAKIRQKITPNLWFDHQAEEAARFYTSLFDNSSIGRTTYYDSASAAMAGRPEGSVLTVEFELDGQTF from the coding sequence ATGCCCAAGGCCAAAATTCGCCAAAAGATCACTCCCAACCTCTGGTTCGACCACCAAGCGGAGGAAGCGGCGCGTTTCTACACCTCGCTCTTCGACAACTCGAGCATCGGCAGAACCACTTACTACGACAGCGCTAGCGCCGCCATGGCGGGGCGCCCCGAGGGCTCGGTGTTGACCGTGGAGTTCGAGCTCGACGGCCAGACCTTC
- a CDS encoding YciI family protein, with translation MKYMLMMQAQHGSGYWEITQWAAEDFNAHLEYMKDLYRKLTESGELVGAEGLAPPKEARMVRAGRGGRPIVTDGPFAETKEFIAGFWIVSVDTPERAYEIAAEASSAPGPGGEPLIIPIEVRQVPDAPPSPH, from the coding sequence ATGAAATACATGCTGATGATGCAGGCCCAACACGGCTCCGGATACTGGGAGATCACCCAGTGGGCAGCGGAAGACTTCAACGCTCATCTCGAGTACATGAAGGATCTCTACCGGAAGCTCACCGAATCCGGAGAGCTGGTGGGCGCGGAAGGATTGGCGCCGCCGAAAGAAGCCCGGATGGTGCGAGCCGGCAGAGGCGGTCGGCCGATCGTGACGGACGGCCCCTTCGCCGAGACCAAGGAATTCATCGCCGGCTTTTGGATCGTCTCGGTCGATACGCCGGAGCGAGCGTACGAGATCGCTGCGGAGGCTTCCTCGGCCCCCGGGCCGGGGGGCGAGCCGCTGATCATCCCCATTGAGGTTCGCCAGGTTCCGGATGCGCCCCCTTCGCCCCACTAA
- a CDS encoding DUF1697 domain-containing protein, translating to MARFVAFLRGMNLGGRRITNEDLCAAFTRLGFEGASAFLASGNVVFDAADKAEAVAQRVEGGLAEELGYPVPTFLRSAEEVLAVAAVQPFAERSGHDQRGKLQVIFLQQAPGTSAAEAALALDSEEDWLTIEGRELFWLPSGGVSTSELDWKVLEKSVGPTTTRTKNTVQRLSKKFLS from the coding sequence ATGGCACGCTTCGTCGCTTTCTTGCGCGGGATGAACCTCGGTGGCCGGCGGATCACCAACGAGGATCTCTGCGCCGCCTTCACCCGCCTCGGCTTCGAGGGCGCCAGCGCCTTTCTGGCCTCCGGCAATGTGGTTTTTGATGCCGCCGACAAGGCGGAGGCCGTAGCGCAGAGGGTGGAAGGGGGCCTGGCGGAAGAGCTCGGGTATCCCGTACCGACCTTCCTGCGCAGCGCCGAAGAAGTCCTCGCCGTCGCCGCCGTCCAACCCTTCGCAGAGCGCTCCGGCCACGATCAGCGAGGCAAGCTGCAGGTCATCTTTCTTCAGCAAGCGCCGGGTACCTCCGCCGCCGAGGCCGCCCTCGCTCTTGACAGCGAGGAGGACTGGCTGACCATCGAAGGGCGCGAGCTGTTCTGGTTGCCAAGCGGTGGAGTGTCTACGTCGGAGCTCGACTGGAAGGTCCTCGAGAAATCGGTTGGCCCGACCACCACCCGCACCAAGAACACGGTCCAGCGGCTGTCGAAGAAGTTTCTGTCTTGA
- a CDS encoding CopG family transcriptional regulator → MRTTLTLDDDLAQILKLRARQLGISFKEMVNTAIRSGLGPGSEAAPADPPKTIPHSFGLRPGIDPDKLNQLVDELEAESFAESLQRSKE, encoded by the coding sequence ATGCGAACGACCCTCACCTTGGACGATGATCTAGCTCAGATTCTCAAGCTGCGAGCTCGTCAGCTCGGTATCTCCTTCAAAGAGATGGTGAACACCGCGATTCGGTCGGGATTGGGGCCGGGGTCGGAAGCAGCGCCCGCTGATCCGCCCAAGACCATTCCCCACTCCTTCGGTCTTCGCCCTGGAATCGATCCGGACAAGCTGAATCAGTTGGTCGATGAGCTCGAAGCGGAATCCTTCGCCGAGTCTCTCCAACGGTCCAAAGAATGA
- a CDS encoding type II toxin-antitoxin system VapC family toxin codes for MILPDVNVLIHAHNSDSPVHERARAWWDACLAGTEGVGLAWVVILGFLRISTHRKILQRPLPADEVLERLECWLELPHIHIPHPSDRHLTGLREAVTALGTAGNLTTDAHLATLARQRGYVLYTTDTDFARFPGLRWINPCQSS; via the coding sequence ATGATTCTGCCGGACGTCAACGTCCTCATCCACGCTCACAATTCGGACTCACCGGTTCACGAACGAGCGAGGGCTTGGTGGGATGCCTGTCTGGCCGGCACTGAGGGTGTCGGCCTCGCCTGGGTCGTAATCCTGGGCTTCTTGCGCATCTCGACCCACCGCAAGATCCTCCAACGGCCGCTTCCGGCGGATGAAGTGCTGGAGCGCCTCGAATGTTGGCTGGAGCTTCCCCACATCCACATCCCTCATCCATCGGATCGCCACCTGACCGGTTTGCGGGAAGCGGTAACCGCCCTGGGTACCGCCGGCAATCTGACTACCGACGCCCATCTAGCGACTCTGGCTCGACAGCGGGGCTATGTGCTCTACACCACCGATACCGACTTCGCCCGCTTCCCAGGCTTGCGCTGGATCAACCCCTGCCAAAGCTCCTAA